The Salmo salar chromosome ssa06, Ssal_v3.1, whole genome shotgun sequence sequence ATGATGTTGTAATGTCTAGCCAACTAAAATGAAATGACAAAACAGTTCAATTCCAAATGTATTTATCAGACCCTGTGCTTCGGATACTTTTCTTGGGTGCTCTGGTTCTGTGACATacataaatttaaaaaacaaaaaaacatttggtcACAGGTcagcagtgttggggaagctactctgaaaatatacagtaccagtcaaaagtttggacacacctactcatcgcagggtttttatttattttactattttctacattgtagaataataatgaagacatcaaaactatgaaataacacaaagggaatcatgtagtaaccaaaaaagtgttaaactaatacaaatatattttatatttgagattcttcaaagtagccaccctttgctttgatgacaggtttgcacacttggcattctctcaaccagcttcatgaggtcgtcaactggaatgcatttcacttaacaggtgtgccttgtaaaaagttaatttgtggaattcctttccttctcaatgtgtttgagccaatcagttgtgttgtgacaaggtaggggtggtatacagaagatagccttattttgtaaaagaccaagtctatattatgaaAGGAAGAGAGACGACAGCCATCATTACtttgacatgaaggtcagtcaatccggaaaatgtcaagaatgtTTAACgtttcagagtgaaggaaaagcagccaacaagtgctcagcatatgtgggaactccttcaagactgttggaaaagcattccaggtgaagctggttgagagaatgccaagagcgtgcaaagctgtcatctaggcaaagggtggctactttgaagaatctaaaatactttttttttgcatactacatgattccatatgtgttatttcatagttttgatgtcttcactagtattctacaatgtagaaaatagtacaaaataaagaaaaacccttgaatgagtacgtgtgtccaaacttttgactggtactgtaggctagtttacCAAGCCACCAATTTCTTCACtctggaagaagttaagctacactaatGCTTCCCTTAaggaaaatatagtttacttaactaaagttactttgaaaagtAGTTTACTACATCCaaacttgtttgtgaaaaattatcatatgtaaatctgaaatgtcatagactacaaattgcaagactaaattcaaatctaggtagtgttttcagtagttaattccTTTTTTTGCAATGTAACGCTGTAGTAATTGGATTAGGCAAGTCTGATGCTGAAAAAGAATGGAAACGATTGCCTACTTCACACATATTTTACTTTATTTGAAATAAAAAGTAGTGTGTATTTCCAGTAGTTACTACAACGTTacattgcaacaaaaaaaataataactactgaaaacactacctagattgaatttagttcaactaccactgagctactgcaaaatgtagttaaattactagttgaatTACATGTAGTTCACTATTACCCAACACTGCAGGTCAGGAATATAGTTCTCAGTGTCAGATCATTAGAGTAATTTTTTGAAAATACTGTCCCAACtacaacaaaaatacttaaatacatgtcattttgtcctaaaaacatttaaattaaatacTGACGAATTCCATGAATTCCTATGGAAGACTGCTTTTGAGGAGTgacaatatggccgaccggtgtCTTCAAAGCAtctcattggccaatacatagcatcagcaagccagggtttatatacatcattgtttTAATTTAGacagatgacaagcatacccaaacTGACATTGTAAATTTGGTAGTTCACTAACAAGACATAATTTGCTATAGAGACCTCACAATTAAAAGCAAGCACTACAAACAATACGAAAAGGTAACAATACAAAAAGTGTAGTACCAAACAGTAAATGTGTGGCAGCATAGCTCCCAGTTTTCAACCTCCAATGGATATGACACTGTAGTTGGCTTGTGGAAGTTCCCTTATAAACAGGGACGGACTTAGTGATTTGGGTGCACAACAATTTGCTATTGGTTTTATAGTAAAGACATCATTTAACTGTAAAaagaaatgaccttttaatgtgcCATTTTTGTTTAacctgtaacctttatttaactaggcaagtcagttaagaacaaattcttatttacaatgacggcctgccaaaaggcaaaaggcctcctgtgggggcGGGGGCTGTGATTAAAATGGACACAAcaagtcatgatgttttcatctgattgtcaaacaatcacttcATAAAGTAGCATCCAAACAACTTTCCTTCAATTCGTAAGTGACAAACTATCTCACTGGAGATTATCCGATTATGCTAGTGAGCAAAACAACGCCCCTCTGTCTTTCTATATGGTTCCAATGTATCTGATTCTGCCTAGCCAAAAAGCGTATGACTGGCCAGATTGCATCAGATACATTGTCTACACATACATCTCTTCTGCCTCGATGACAATGTCAGTATTACAAGCAGCACTCTTCTTTTGACTAAAGAAATGCATTAACTTACAACATTTTTCTGTTaaatcttctttctttctttttattttcactgGTTGCGTTAATTGCACATTTCTCTGCCCCGCTGTGAAAGCACCTCATTGATACAGCTTAATTACAATGAAAGTCAAAGTTGCAATCATATCGTGTGAAACAATGCACGGGAACTCTGTCAAGGTGGAATAGTCCATTATTATAAACCAGTTGTGGGGTCTCATGCAGAGACATTATTGGGGAAAAAATAAGATTACTAGTATTTTATTATTATGCCCAGTTCATAAGGCACCTTGATGATGTGAGGCTTGAGGCAATTGTCTCTTCTGCCTAATGGTAAGTCCGCCTCTGCTTATAAATCAGTGTCATTTAGGTATGTCAATTGTATCAGGCTGAGCACCAgctttaaaataaaaataaatgtgtgaGCATATGTTATCAGAAATCATATGTGAACCAATTTCTTTTTAGTCCTGCAGTTTGGGCTGCTGAAGTTTCTGTGTGTTGGCCGACTCTTATCATCACAGTCCATATGATTGGAGATGTCCAAAGAgcgacttctctctctctaagcttTCCTCATAATGGTGTGGTATAGTTAGCAGGGAACAGACCACTTTTACCCCGCAATCTTCCTTGCCACCACGATGGATCGGAGTGATCCAAAATGTCAATGACATCACCTGCAAGGAAGCCTAGCTCGTCCCCTTCCTCCGCTGTGAAGTCGTAcactgctttcacctgtatgactgccctctggtacacacacacacacacacacacacacacacacaaacctgtgTTAGGTAATAGTTGGCCATAGGAACCAGTAATTTCAGAGGACATCAAGGATGAGCCCCCATTTACTGACTACTGTAGGCTTACTGTACCTGTGGATGAGGCATGGTTTCAGATGTCCTTTGGGGTGCTGGGAgagagtttaggggggtgtttcTACCAGGGGTGCCTATGGTGTgagccctctcctccatcccaggTCTCTTGctctgggggaagagaggagaggggttgaaCTCAGGTCAGACTCTAACCTTTAAACCAACCTACAGTATGTCTCAGAATCACAGTAAAACATTTCAAACCCAATGAAATCAAATAAAAGCAATGACATGGTTTTACATGACCATGGTACATAGCAGCTTCTGAAAAACCGACATGATTCAAAAGACTGCATTGCAGGTAGTGTAGGTTTGTACTTTGGGGTGAGTACTGTGGGGTGAGTGGTGTTTACCTGCTGACTGTGAGGAAGGTCTGAGGCCCTGCGGTGTGACGTGGCTGCAGTAGGGGCCCCATAGCTCCTCTCCTCAGGTAGACTCCCTCTCTTCAACTGACAACAGAAGGATGTGGACAGGAAAAGGTtaataaaggcccagtgcagtcaaaatgtagtttttatatcatattgtacaacagctgatgaaactaacaaaaacatttgatcagtgttatttcctgatagttgctggttgaaagtacaatctacacaggaccttctaatcaacAGGTTTGattttccatggtgacatcaccatgcggtacCCCTTAATAGACCAATACCATTGGTTAATTGAACATTCTGGTGCAATAGCTCACTGATTTCAGTTCCTGTATCTGTGCTTGAGATACAGGGAGAAGAGTGGGAAGTCAAGAAAGGGAAGGAAGGCTTCACTAAAGAGTTGATTGAACTGAGATAATATATGGCTGAAATACCGGTTGGGGTGCGGATGGGCTCTGGTCATCCCGGCTACCGTCTCTAAGGTAGATGTCCCGTTGCTTGGAGATGGAGGTGTTCTTGTAGAAGTCCACCAGCTTGTTGAGGGAAATGAACTTCTCTGACCACAGGAAGTAGTGGCCTTTGCTGTCCTTCATCACTTTGAAATGCTGCACGTCAAACTCATGTCTGAGGGGAAAGTATGGTTTTATATATCAGTGAagcatgtcacaacacaacatcTGGCCTCTTAGTCACATACAGTACAATGCAGGTTTAGGGTcaattccaattcaattccagtcaattcaggaagtacactgacattccaattccaattattttcaatgcttttcaatgaggaagATTTGGAATTTGAATTTGGTTTAGTGTCTGAATTaattggaattgaaatggaatgaccccaaccctggttgaCACTGCCTGGGACTATTTTTATATGAAATGTGTGTCGATTTGTGATAAGCATGCCCCTGTGAAGAAATTTAGAATCAGTGGAAGGGACAATCCCTGGTTTTCAGATAACTTGGCAGAATTAATTAGAAAGAGAAATATCTATTGGGCTCAAGCTGTTGACTGGGCCTCCTTCAGAGCGATAAGAAACAAATACACAGGATTGATCAGGAAGTCCAAATCAGATTACTATTTAAATGCAGTCACAGAGAACCTAAACAACCCTACCAAGTTCTGGAAGCTAATCAAATCAGTGTCAGGTTCTAGTGTATCCTCTGGCCTTCCTGACCATTTAATGATGGATTCTAATGAAATGAAGGATAAAGCCCATATTGTAGGGGTTTTTAACAAGCTCTTCATATCTGCTGGTTCAGTTTTTGATAATGGTGCGGCCCAGGCCTCTAATGTAAGCTCTGTTACAGTCAACTATGATATAGGCCCTCATGTGAACCATTTGATCTTTGAGCCTGTTTCTTATACTGAGGTCTGTCTATAAAGCACGAAAGGCTATAGACACTAAAAAGTCTGCAGGTCCAGACAACGTGGATCCCTACCTCTTAAAGAtagcagctggtattattactgaaCCTGTGGCTCACATTTTCAACTTGAGTCTCTTGACCAATTCCATACCCAGCATTTGGAAATCAGCTTATGTCCTCCCGCTGCTAAAGGGTGGAGATCCCTCAGATGCTAAAAACTATAGTCCTATCTCTAAACTCCATATCCTGGccaaagtctatgaatccctagtgaactcacAGTTAAAAAACTTCTTAATTGAAAAGAACATACTGAGTGGGGTTCAGTCTGGCTTTAGATTGGGGCacagcaccacaactgcagctatgGCAGTGGCAAACAACATCATTAATGCACTTGATAAAAAGCAACATTGTGCTGCTCTGTTTGTGGATTTAGCAAAGGCCTTTGATTCAGTTAACCATGAATTGTTGCTAGCTAGACTCAGAAACATTGGTCTCAGTGAATGGGCAGTAAATTGGTTTAGGAAGtatctttctgacagaacacaatgtgtatatactgacaatCATAAGTCTAGCTTTCTTGAGATTAATAGAGGTGTGCCCCAGGGTTCCATGTTAGCTCCTGTGTTGTTCTCAATTTTTATTAATGATTTTGGAAATTGCATGCAACCAGCAAAGTTACATTTATATGCAGATAATACAGTCATATATTCATGTGCTCCTTCtctggttcaggctgttgaagagctccagacTGGTTTTCAGTCACAGCAGGCCTCCCTTTATGGtctcaaactggtcttgaatGTACAAAAAACATCACCTTTACCAGAGCTAGAACTCTGCCAGAGAACAttagcattgtcacatctggtggcttatccattgaaaaagtgtcatcctacaaatacctaggtatttggttggatgacaagttgtcctttaaagttcatgaggataatcttgtgacaaagcttaaattgaaattgggtttttattttcgtaataaggcttgcttccgcttatggctagaaagaagcttgttcaggccacttttctctctgtcattgattatggtgacttgttgtaCATGCATGCAacctcctccgtcttacagagactggactctgtttatcatgcaacctcctccgtcttacagagactggactctgtttatcatgcaacctcctccgtcttacagagactggactctgtttatcatgcaacctcctccgtcttacagagactggactctgtttatcatgcaacctcctccgtcttacagagactggactctgtttatcatgcaacctcctccgtcttacagagactggactctgtttatcatgcatccttgcgctttattacaaatgccaagtcactcacccaTCATTGGTaggttggacctcactttatatgcgcagaaagatacatttgtatgtgttcatctacaaagcccttttgggtaaactccctctttacctctgtagtctggtctccttcaccaccagcagttaccatacccagtctgctaggtggttgctacttaaagtccccaggacattcacagtatcaggcaagactgccttctctttTTGTGCACTAGAcgcatggaatagtctacaatccatgtttcatctagatatgttagtgccacggaatgaatttaaaatattgatgggagacttttttaggctggatcatgttgcTGTATTCTTGTATGTTTTAATTATGCAATGTATTGAATGTtactgccttcttggccaggtctcccttgaaaaagagactctgggtctcaatgggcttatcctggttaaataaataaactgaTAGGATGTGATGAGTTATGATTCAAACAATTGAGTTGTGTCCTGTCCTATTCCATAAATCCAAAGTCAACTGTTTCTCTGGTGCAGTACTTGCATTGTCCCCTGCTGGCTTATGTTAGATATTGCAAGGAAAAGCTGCACCAGTAATATCAAGTATAGCCTACAGAAGCTGAACTCTTCCCCTGGCTCATAGACATTTCATGAGAAATGGAGGGAGATTGTGAAAATGTTCACAGATGAGTTTTGCAGGTTAACATGTTACTACATTTTACAGAGTTCATGCGGTGCAAACTCTAACCCCCCTAGTTACTGTTTTGTAATCAGTGAGCTCCCTGTAATATCCTGGCCTGAGCCTACACCCACCCACCTGACAGAGATGGAGAATTCTCCAGGGGAGCTCTGACTGCCACGGATCAGGAATCCCCCCACCTCCCTAGACATCAGGAGCTCCTCAGCAGAGCTGCGGCTTGCCGTTTCCTTGAACcagctggacagagagagatacagatgtgGCTATACTGTACTTACTGTAAGCATACAAagtcatgtatgtgtgtgttcaaatACATTTTATGGATGAGAATGAGTAACTTTATTTCACCTTGGGGTTTGTCTCTCAATGTAGTTTTGGGGCACAAAGCCTTCCTGTCCATGCAGCTCTGCCTTAAACCACTCATCTTGACTACCTAGAATCTGATTAGGGAACAgagataaacaaaaacaacagagcTCACTGTTTAGGTTTAATATTCCAGCAGAATACAACACTAGAACTTTGTGTGTAGAATTTACGAATTAGATTAGTGGAATGTGTCTTTAAAGCCAAGTCCCACACTCAGTTGTACTACTGTCATTCTTTAGTCTTACTATGGCACGCGATTCTGAATTGTAATGTGtctcctcccattctctctcaggtcaTACTCACTTTCAGGATGTCTCCCTTTCGGAAGCTCAGCTCATCCTCTGCCGTAGCATTAAACTCGTACTTTCCTCTGGCTTCCATGGCGAGAGGTGGAAGGGTCAAAGAGTTGGAATAGGGAGGCAGAAGGACTGCAGTCGGTCTATGGAATGAGATGAGTCAGGGAGAGTTGTGGGTTGGTAGGTTCAAAGTAAGCAAACAATACAGTGCAGTAAAAAATGTTATTTCCTGTGTTTTAGATATATTTcgacactgaggttggaataatacagtgaaattgtgaaaatgatgataatgccattttagtgtaCGGGCTGTttaaaaagaccgcctgaaatatcatcctgttttggtgggattgaGTTTtggcagtaaattagttaatagaccaatatgaAAGAGATTTCCAAACTCTGTGCGGGACTGATTTCTTCATTCCGGCCTCACCCGCAGCTTTTGATACCGCACGCGCCCCCTCCCGCTGGCTCTCTGTCCGACTCCCACCCGCTACTGCAAGAACGTGTCCCGAACCCAACCGCAGTCCCGCAATGTTACTTCAGGAGTATGTGACGCAGCTCACTTGCCAGCCATGGTCC is a genomic window containing:
- the LOC106606931 gene encoding growth factor receptor-bound protein 2, which codes for MEARGKYEFNATAEDELSFRKGDILKILGSQDEWFKAELHGQEGFVPQNYIERQTPSWFKETASRSSAEELLMSREVGGFLIRGSQSSPGEFSISVRHEFDVQHFKVMKDSKGHYFLWSEKFISLNKLVDFYKNTSISKQRDIYLRDGSRDDQSPSAPQPLKRGSLPEERSYGAPTAATSHRRASDLPHSQQSKRPGMEERAHTIGTPGRNTPLNSLPAPQRTSETMPHPQRAVIQVKAVYDFTAEEGDELGFLAGDVIDILDHSDPSWWQGRLRGKSGLFPANYTTPL